Below is a genomic region from Gasterosteus aculeatus chromosome 2, fGasAcu3.hap1.1, whole genome shotgun sequence.
TCAACCGAGAAGAACCTTTCGTTCTTGGGATGGAAGCgatgcatttaaatgtgcagATGTAACAAAGAACGGGTTTCTGCATCATGTGTCCGGTGACGCAGCACTAATATTGTTTCTTTAAATAACGTTATTACGTTTTCTGCGGGATCCACTCAAATCCTATTGAACGTTTCCTAAAAGCGTCTCAAAATACAGTGATTTAAATGTCTTGAGTCTGCCTACAAATGATCTTCTACAGACTCAAGGATACCTGCTGAAGCCACTTctcaaatatgtatttacataGAAAAGTATATCTTGTATCATTCAATTGTTCTAGTAATAGTTTAACATTGTTTGGAAAGCAGACAGGAAAAGCGAGGCTCAAACGGGGTTGTTTCCTTCCAGTGAAGCTGAATGGAGGCAGACACGTGCAGGGCATCCTGCGCGGGTTCGACCCCTTCATGAACCTGGTGGTGGACGAGTCTCTGGAGATGGGCCCAGGAGGACAGCAGAACACCATCGGCATGGTGGTCAGTACCTCGACTGGTGgtttttatcctccggactgggcATGAGATTTACAGCCGGTCTCGGGAGAAGAAAGATGGTGTAACTATGTCACACTCGCCAAGTCATAACAACCATGGCTTTGGACCATGAGCTGCTAGTGCAACCGGCCCCCGCAGGGTTAACATCTGTATTTCAGTTCCTGGAACTGGGAAAGTCTGAAGTTCAGTGTCTTCACTCTGGTCTCGTCTCCTAAAGGTGATCCGAGGAAACAGCATCATCATGTTGGAGGCGTTGGAGAGAGTATGAGGGCAGAGCGGACGGCTGCACACGGAGAGGACAGTCGTCCATCTTTTTACTTCGTCATCCTTTCTGTACTTTGTTTTGTAACCAGTCCATCTGAGACCGCAATGTTTTGTTTGGATATATTTTGAAATGCGTAATCTTGTGAATAAATCCTTTTCTTTGTATCTTGTCTTTGCTTTTGATTGCCTGTGTTTTCATTGTATTATTAACAtaagttgtgtgtctgtggcacaTGACTTTGTATCTGTAACATCAGGCAGATCAACGACATGAACACGTAGATTATATCTTGCATGTTCCTAATTGTAACGCGTGTCCACATGGGGAGAATTTTAAATGTGTGATGTATTTTGGAACTGCAGTATGGAAATGGATCTTGTGCTGTTATCTAATACGGTTCCCTCAGGTTAAATTAGGCAATAGTTGATATAACAAACAACTTCATAGCATTATTTGATGCATAAAcgctgtttattttattggctGGATTagccaacaacacaacaatacaATGTTAATACAATAATAACATCCGGGCCCTCAAATCGGACGAAATGCGACACCGTGAATGTCAACTTCCGGCaacccttcaaag
It encodes:
- the snrpg gene encoding small nuclear ribonucleoprotein G, producing MSKAHPPELKKFMDKKLSLKLNGGRHVQGILRGFDPFMNLVVDESLEMGPGGQQNTIGMVVIRGNSIIMLEALERV